In Candidatus Sericytochromatia bacterium, the following are encoded in one genomic region:
- a CDS encoding alkane 1-monooxygenase encodes MHRVIPFGIVYLPILTALLGLCWGGAWTWATFGVVFVLLPLLDLLGGQELRNPEAGDFTPGERWAFKLVTWLITPLLVGLTLAGAWVVSHRSFASWELAGVVVSLGVASGGLGITVAHELIHKTRAFDRFLGQVLLLNACYMHFYVEHLIGHHSRVATPEDPASARFGESLYAFLPRTLWGSLRSVWHLEAARLGRQGLPAHHPRNRTYLYVLLPLAVAGVLTLLWGPMAGGLFLAQGVLAFLLLEIVNYVEHYGLAREALPGGRYERVTHHHSWSCANRFSNWMTLQLQRHADHHTHPVRPYEELRFDPETPTLPTGYPGMIWLATVPPVWRRVMDPRVEAVRARVNASAR; translated from the coding sequence ATGCATCGTGTCATCCCGTTTGGGATCGTGTACCTGCCGATCCTGACCGCCCTGCTCGGGCTTTGCTGGGGCGGCGCTTGGACCTGGGCCACCTTCGGGGTGGTCTTCGTGCTCTTGCCGTTGCTCGACTTGCTGGGGGGTCAGGAATTGCGCAACCCCGAGGCGGGCGACTTCACGCCCGGCGAGCGCTGGGCCTTCAAGCTCGTGACCTGGCTGATCACGCCCCTGCTGGTGGGACTGACCCTGGCGGGCGCCTGGGTCGTCTCGCATCGCTCGTTCGCCAGCTGGGAGCTGGCTGGCGTGGTCGTGAGCCTGGGCGTGGCCTCCGGGGGCCTGGGCATCACGGTGGCGCATGAACTGATTCACAAGACCCGAGCCTTTGACCGCTTTCTGGGACAGGTTCTGCTGCTGAACGCCTGTTACATGCACTTCTACGTGGAACACCTGATCGGGCACCACTCCCGGGTGGCCACGCCGGAGGACCCCGCCTCGGCGCGCTTCGGCGAGTCGCTGTACGCCTTCTTGCCGCGCACGCTGTGGGGCAGCCTGCGCAGCGTCTGGCATCTGGAAGCGGCCCGCCTCGGGCGACAGGGTTTGCCCGCTCATCACCCGCGCAACCGCACGTACCTCTATGTGCTGCTGCCGTTGGCGGTGGCCGGGGTTCTGACCCTGCTGTGGGGCCCGATGGCCGGTGGGCTCTTCCTGGCGCAGGGGGTGCTGGCTTTCTTGCTGCTCGAGATCGTCAACTACGTGGAGCATTATGGCCTGGCCCGCGAAGCCCTGCCAGGCGGCCGTTATGAGCGGGTCACTCATCACCATTCCTGGTCCTGCGCCAATCGCTTCAGCAACTGGATGACCTTGCAGTTGCAACGCCACGCCGACCATCACACCCATCCGGTCCGTCCCTATGAGGAACTTCGCTTCGACCCGGAGACGCCCACCTTGCCGACGGGCTACCCGGGAATGATCTGGCTGGCCACCGTGCCGCCGGTCTGGCGCCGGGTGATGGACCCCCGCGTGGAGGCGGTCCGGGCACGGGTGAACGCGTCGGCCAGGTGA
- a CDS encoding 4'-phosphopantetheinyl transferase superfamily protein, with amino-acid sequence MTIRRPALVVCAAADLPDDVLGHLTAQERQQYDAFAFPKRRDEWLLGRWAAKRAAVKAWGEGASPGAFEVQVSEHGAPCLHHPAGEALPARLSISHSHGLATAVVAAEWVGIDLEVQRPMPSGAWRFFLTEAERDWLAGAPWGPHSELVAWALKEAAYKALQGSSRSLVPLKLTPHARPGWAALAHAGQSLLGRWQWVDQVCLALVVAGEAPAWFADLPLSFDQKPLLRRKI; translated from the coding sequence TTGACCATTCGCCGGCCGGCCCTGGTCGTGTGTGCGGCCGCCGACCTGCCGGACGATGTGCTCGGGCATCTGACGGCGCAAGAACGACAGCAGTATGATGCCTTTGCTTTCCCCAAGCGGCGGGACGAGTGGCTGCTCGGGCGCTGGGCGGCCAAGCGGGCGGCGGTGAAGGCCTGGGGCGAAGGGGCCTCCCCGGGGGCCTTCGAGGTGCAGGTGAGCGAGCACGGGGCCCCCTGTTTGCATCACCCGGCAGGCGAGGCGCTGCCGGCCCGCCTCTCGATTTCCCACAGCCATGGCCTGGCCACGGCGGTGGTGGCCGCTGAATGGGTCGGCATTGACCTGGAGGTGCAGCGACCCATGCCGTCCGGGGCCTGGCGTTTTTTCCTGACGGAGGCCGAGCGGGACTGGCTGGCTGGCGCGCCCTGGGGGCCCCACAGTGAACTGGTCGCCTGGGCGCTCAAGGAGGCCGCTTACAAGGCCCTGCAGGGCAGCTCCCGCTCCCTGGTGCCGCTGAAGCTGACGCCGCACGCCCGCCCGGGCTGGGCGGCTCTCGCCCATGCTGGTCAGTCGCTGCTGGGACGCTGGCAATGGGTCGACCAGGTGTGCCTGGCCCTGGTGGTGGCCGGGGAGGCGCCGGCCTGGTTCGCGGACCTGCCGCTCAGCTTTGACCAGAAACCGCTCTTGCGTCGCAAGATTTGA
- a CDS encoding alpha/beta hydrolase-fold protein, protein MPARCLPVLPGQLHLTRPLAVRGLRGERRCTLYLPPGYHDAPTRRYPVAYLFDGQNLFGDAGSFAGGWHLHHLLDARAAAGKLTPIVVGIHHGGAHRTEDLSPWRLGRGQEGRFEALLDWLLRELRPLIQSELRGLEGPGDTLIGGASLGGLAALYAQFKHPDVFGRALVMSPSLWVNRAGMAQLAYQARWTAEMRLYLDAGGREMGGQALRDARRMAEQLVARGLEPGVQLMWRPDRRGAHNERNWARRLPKALRFLYDGARR, encoded by the coding sequence ATGCCCGCCCGCTGCCTCCCCGTGCTCCCTGGCCAGCTCCACCTCACCCGCCCCTTGGCCGTGCGAGGACTGCGCGGCGAGCGCCGCTGCACGCTGTACCTGCCGCCCGGTTACCACGACGCTCCGACGCGACGTTATCCGGTGGCCTATCTGTTCGATGGTCAGAACCTGTTCGGTGATGCCGGAAGTTTTGCCGGCGGGTGGCACCTGCACCACCTGCTGGACGCCCGCGCCGCGGCCGGCAAGCTCACCCCCATCGTGGTCGGCATCCATCACGGCGGGGCCCACCGCACCGAGGATCTGTCTCCCTGGCGGCTGGGACGGGGGCAGGAAGGTCGTTTCGAGGCCCTGCTCGATTGGCTCCTGCGGGAGCTGCGCCCCCTCATTCAAAGCGAACTGCGCGGGCTCGAAGGGCCTGGTGACACCCTGATCGGGGGCGCCTCCCTGGGAGGCCTGGCCGCCCTGTACGCCCAGTTCAAGCATCCGGACGTCTTCGGCCGGGCCCTGGTGATGTCCCCCTCGCTGTGGGTAAACCGTGCGGGCATGGCCCAGCTGGCCTACCAGGCACGCTGGACGGCCGAGATGCGCCTCTATCTGGACGCAGGCGGGCGAGAAATGGGCGGACAGGCGCTCAGGGATGCCCGTCGGATGGCCGAACAGCTGGTGGCCCGAGGCCTGGAGCCGGGGGTGCAGCTGATGTGGCGGCCCGACCGCCGGGGCGCGCACAATGAACGCAACTGGGCCCGCCGCCTGCCCAAGGCGCTGCGTTTCCTGTACGACGGCGCGCGCCGCTGA
- a CDS encoding tetratricopeptide repeat protein — MLTQYLQTMLRQVTGEPAPRSPREQALADHAAGQWGEALAPLRACHEANPADQVVLLALVDTLKACARFGEAEHVLKEALRVERKNVSLLLLRCELLQALDRKPEASKLLERALELAPKNAEVHLRRGALMAELGQNEAAMQALTQAVLLDRKAVLARYYMALICLRTEEVERAKAQLELILKIQPSFPKAQRLRAQIAECQGDWRVAAAAWGEVLLAEGEDAQVIYQLGKAQLSLGERSEALSSFKYALTVNPACHEAAFAAAQLSVVLGDVETALPLYRSLLVVVRYHDQAKAAIARLSHRLPQQDRAACAGLTGKGRQAA, encoded by the coding sequence TTGCTGACCCAATACCTCCAAACGATGTTGCGTCAGGTGACTGGCGAACCGGCCCCGCGCTCGCCCCGTGAGCAAGCCCTGGCCGACCACGCGGCGGGCCAATGGGGCGAGGCCCTGGCCCCCTTGCGCGCGTGCCACGAGGCAAATCCGGCGGACCAGGTGGTGCTGCTGGCCTTGGTCGACACCCTGAAGGCCTGTGCGCGCTTCGGCGAAGCGGAGCACGTGTTGAAAGAGGCCTTGCGGGTCGAACGCAAGAACGTCTCCTTGCTCCTGCTGCGCTGCGAGCTGCTGCAGGCCCTCGATCGCAAGCCGGAAGCCAGCAAGCTGCTGGAACGGGCGCTGGAATTGGCCCCGAAGAACGCGGAAGTGCACCTGCGGCGCGGCGCCCTGATGGCCGAACTGGGGCAGAATGAGGCCGCCATGCAAGCGCTGACCCAGGCCGTGCTGCTGGACCGCAAGGCCGTGCTGGCTCGCTATTACATGGCCCTGATCTGCCTGCGCACCGAGGAAGTCGAGCGGGCCAAGGCCCAGCTGGAGCTGATTCTGAAGATCCAGCCCAGCTTTCCTAAGGCCCAGCGCCTGCGCGCCCAGATTGCCGAGTGCCAGGGTGACTGGCGCGTGGCGGCGGCGGCCTGGGGGGAAGTGTTGCTCGCGGAAGGAGAAGACGCGCAGGTCATCTACCAGCTCGGCAAGGCCCAGCTCTCGCTGGGCGAGCGCAGCGAAGCCCTGAGTTCGTTCAAGTACGCGCTGACGGTGAACCCGGCTTGTCACGAGGCGGCCTTCGCGGCCGCCCAGCTGAGCGTGGTGCTCGGTGACGTCGAGACGGCCCTGCCGCTGTACCGGTCGCTGCTCGTGGTCGTTCGCTATCACGACCAGGCCAAAGCGGCGATCGCCCGCCTGAGCCACCGTCTGCCGCAGCAAGACCGGGCGGCGTGTGCCGGGCTCACCGGCAAGGGTCGCCAAGCCGCCTGA
- a CDS encoding dicarboxylate/amino acid:cation symporter — MPSHTRILLGMLIGLALGLMARLSLESDPLLPWLVQNVAAPLGQLFLRSVFMVVVPLVVAALALGVAEMGDVGRVGRVGIKTLGLTLLFSALAVAIGLFAVNVFQPGVGLAEPQRQALLQAVGGGEVQHAVAQAAQAKSWAQTLVEVIPKNPLAEAARAFEGGLIPLMVFALVLGIAMASVKPEQAAPLKSLLESIQAVMLQVIGFAMWLAPFGVAGLMFVVAATLGADTVLMLGRYVLVVLGALAFHQLVVYGLGVRLIGRRDPLAWFRGMRTVMLTAFSTSSSAATLPTALAAATEDLRLPRRVSHFVLTIGATANQNGTALYEGVTVLFLAQMFGIQLDLSQQASVMLLSVLAGIGTAGVPGGSLPMIVIVLGTIGVPGTAIGIILGIDRLLDMCRTVLNVTGDMAIATCVAASEPENETELTENVPSVLTA; from the coding sequence TTGCCTTCCCACACTCGAATTTTGCTCGGCATGCTGATTGGCCTGGCCCTTGGCCTGATGGCACGCCTCTCCCTGGAGAGCGACCCGCTCCTGCCCTGGCTGGTGCAGAACGTGGCTGCACCGCTCGGTCAGCTGTTCCTGCGCAGTGTGTTCATGGTCGTGGTTCCCCTGGTGGTAGCGGCGCTGGCGCTGGGAGTGGCTGAAATGGGGGATGTCGGACGCGTGGGACGCGTCGGCATCAAGACACTCGGGCTGACCCTGCTGTTCTCCGCGCTGGCGGTGGCCATCGGCCTGTTCGCGGTGAATGTCTTTCAACCCGGCGTGGGCCTGGCGGAACCCCAGCGCCAGGCCTTGTTGCAGGCCGTGGGCGGTGGCGAGGTTCAGCACGCCGTGGCCCAGGCCGCTCAGGCCAAGTCGTGGGCGCAAACGCTGGTGGAAGTCATCCCCAAAAACCCCCTGGCAGAGGCCGCCCGCGCCTTCGAGGGAGGCTTGATTCCCCTGATGGTCTTTGCCCTGGTGCTGGGAATCGCCATGGCCTCGGTGAAGCCCGAACAGGCCGCCCCGTTGAAGTCGCTGCTCGAGAGCATTCAGGCCGTGATGCTTCAGGTGATTGGCTTTGCGATGTGGTTGGCGCCATTCGGCGTGGCCGGCCTGATGTTCGTGGTGGCCGCCACGCTCGGCGCGGACACCGTCTTGATGCTGGGCCGCTACGTGCTGGTGGTGCTGGGCGCCCTGGCCTTCCACCAGCTGGTCGTGTACGGTTTGGGCGTGCGCCTGATCGGGCGACGCGACCCGCTGGCCTGGTTCCGCGGCATGCGAACGGTCATGCTGACCGCCTTCTCCACCAGCTCCAGTGCGGCCACCTTGCCCACGGCCCTGGCGGCGGCGACCGAAGATTTGCGGCTGCCCCGGCGCGTCAGCCATTTCGTCCTCACCATTGGCGCCACCGCGAACCAGAACGGCACCGCGCTGTACGAAGGGGTCACCGTACTGTTTTTGGCCCAGATGTTCGGCATCCAGCTGGATCTGAGCCAGCAAGCCTCCGTGATGTTGCTCTCGGTGCTGGCCGGCATCGGGACAGCGGGGGTCCCCGGTGGTAGCCTCCCGATGATCGTGATCGTGCTGGGAACGATTGGCGTGCCGGGAACGGCCATTGGCATCATCCTCGGCATCGACCGCCTGCTGGACATGTGCCGGACGGTGCTGAACGTCACGGGC